ATAGCAAACCGGGTTTGCCGCGCAAGGCTCTGGACGTACCAGGTTCGCAACGCCAGCGAAGGGGCGGAGGGACCGTCGACGATTCATCGATCGCCCAGCCGTTCGACCCGCGCCACCATGATTCCGTCCTGCGCTTTGATCGAGCGAATCCGACTGGCGAGGGGTACTTCCGAAATCTCCACGACCCGCCCGACCAGCGGCGCATGCAGCAGGTGCAGCTTGCCGTTCTGCCAAAGCGCCAGGCCGGTGTGCGCCACATCGAGGCCCGCCAGCGTGGAGGTGGCGGCGATGATGTCGCCATCGCGAATGCCAGGCGCAGCCTTCGCGATGCTCGCTTCGCGAATGAACCAGCGCGGCCCCGACGCGTTCAATCCGGCCTCGACGCGTCTGATTGCCGCGAGGTTGTCGCCGTCCGCGAGCTGGCGATACGCCGAGGTGTGTCGGGTCATGAACGAGATCGGTTCCGCATCCGCGGCCCCGCCGAGTGAACGGCTGAGCTGCCGCAGCATGCCGCGCCGCTCGTTGTCCGCCAACCATTCTGAGAAGTAGTGCAGCCGGCTGGGATAGCCGTCGA
This region of Gemmatimonadales bacterium genomic DNA includes:
- a CDS encoding DUF1460 domain-containing protein, with product DGYPSRLHYFSEWLADNERRGMLRQLSRSLGGAADAEPISFMTRHTSAYRQLADGDNLAAIRRVEAGLNASGPRWFIREASIAKAAPGIRDGDIIAATSTLAGLDVAHTGLALWQNGKLHLLHAPLVGRVVEISEVPLASRIRSIKAQDGIMVARVERLGDR